Proteins from one Salinispora arenicola genomic window:
- a CDS encoding non-ribosomal peptide synthetase, which produces MRTDRKTERGSPHQSAQVDRESGMTALSIPARFAEQVARTPETTAVSEAASGIDLTYWELEQRANRLAHYLIGLGVGHEDRVAVLMERSADLVVAFLAILKAGAAYLPVHEAYPADRRQYLIDHAGAAVLLTDNAMRASWVPTGVPVVGVDDSAVTDQSALDPKVPIHPDQVAYVIHTSGSTGQPKGVAVTQRDVVRLLLDPQWAVERHARVLLVAPYAFDVSTYEMWMPLLHGGQVVIAPPGRLEPPTLRRLITTHGITGIHLTAGLFRVLAEEAPETLTGLREILTGGDVIAPTAVRRVLDACPDVVIHAMYGATEGSVFSAHHLLTRDTELGTVVPIGDVLTGICIHILDDRLAPVPAGVVGEIYLAGEGVARGYLGQADLTAERFVADPFGPPGSRMYRTGDMARRNTGGLIEFVGREDSQVKILGFLVEPAEVEAALAGYPGLAHFVVLAREREHGEKQLVGYVVPESDELDLAALRAHIRTKLPDYMVPAVFVQLDSLPLTPNGKLDRAAMPEPDFDEVLTYRPPETPLQHTLSGLFSSLLDAPKVGIDDNFFELGGQSLQAMRLLNRIKAEVGVTILINALFDFPTVAQLAAHIEAVHGPVAKDEEEGP; this is translated from the coding sequence GTGCGGACTGACCGCAAGACCGAACGTGGATCGCCGCACCAGTCGGCGCAGGTTGACAGGGAGAGTGGCATGACGGCCCTTTCGATCCCGGCCCGGTTCGCCGAGCAGGTCGCGCGGACACCGGAAACGACGGCCGTGTCCGAGGCCGCGAGCGGAATCGACCTCACCTATTGGGAACTGGAACAACGGGCCAACCGGCTCGCGCACTACCTCATCGGGCTCGGCGTCGGCCACGAGGATCGGGTCGCCGTGCTGATGGAACGCTCCGCCGACCTGGTCGTGGCGTTCCTTGCAATTCTCAAGGCCGGCGCGGCCTACCTGCCGGTCCACGAGGCGTATCCAGCAGACCGGCGACAGTACCTGATCGACCATGCCGGCGCCGCGGTGCTCCTCACGGACAACGCGATGCGGGCAAGCTGGGTGCCCACCGGTGTGCCGGTTGTTGGCGTGGACGATTCCGCCGTCACCGACCAGTCAGCCCTGGATCCGAAAGTGCCGATTCACCCCGACCAGGTTGCCTATGTGATCCACACGTCGGGATCCACCGGTCAGCCCAAAGGCGTTGCTGTCACCCAGCGCGATGTCGTTCGACTCCTGCTGGATCCGCAATGGGCTGTCGAGCGGCATGCGCGGGTATTGCTGGTGGCGCCGTACGCCTTCGACGTATCCACGTACGAGATGTGGATGCCGCTGTTGCACGGCGGCCAGGTCGTCATCGCACCACCCGGCCGACTGGAGCCCCCGACGCTACGGCGCTTGATCACCACGCACGGGATCACCGGTATCCATCTGACCGCCGGACTGTTCCGGGTACTCGCCGAGGAGGCTCCGGAGACGTTGACCGGGCTACGCGAGATTCTCACCGGCGGCGACGTGATCGCGCCAACAGCGGTCCGCCGGGTGCTCGACGCCTGTCCCGACGTCGTGATCCACGCGATGTACGGCGCGACCGAGGGAAGCGTGTTCTCCGCACACCACCTACTGACCCGCGACACCGAACTCGGCACGGTGGTGCCGATCGGGGACGTGCTGACCGGAATCTGCATCCACATCCTGGACGATCGCCTCGCGCCCGTACCCGCCGGCGTCGTCGGCGAGATCTACCTCGCGGGCGAGGGCGTCGCACGCGGGTACCTCGGCCAGGCCGACCTGACCGCCGAGCGTTTCGTGGCCGACCCATTCGGTCCGCCGGGATCTCGTATGTACCGGACTGGCGACATGGCCCGCAGGAACACTGGCGGTTTGATCGAATTCGTCGGCCGGGAAGACAGCCAGGTCAAGATCCTCGGCTTCCTCGTCGAACCGGCAGAGGTGGAGGCGGCGCTGGCCGGGTATCCCGGGCTTGCCCACTTCGTCGTTCTGGCGCGTGAGCGCGAGCACGGAGAAAAGCAGTTGGTCGGGTACGTCGTGCCGGAGTCTGACGAACTCGATCTGGCCGCGTTGCGGGCACACATCAGGACGAAGCTGCCCGATTACATGGTGCCGGCCGTGTTTGTACAGCTGGATTCGCTACCGCTTACCCCCAACGGCAAGCTGGACCGTGCGGCGATGCCAGAACCGGACTTCGATGAGGTCCTCACCTACCGTCCGCCGGAGACGCCGCTACAGCACACGCTGTCCGGGCTCTTCAGCTCCCTGCTCGACGCGCCCAAGGTAGGAATCGACGACAACTTCTTCGAACTCGGCGGCCAGTCGCTACAAGCGATGCGACTGCTCAACCGCATCAAGGCCGAGGTCGGCGTCACGATCCTGATCAACGCGCTGTTCGACTTCCCGACCGTGGCCCAGCTAGCGGCGCATATCGAGGCCGTGCATGGGCCGGTGGCGAAGGACGAGGAGGAAGGTCCATGA
- a CDS encoding MbtH family protein produces MTNPFEASDADYTVLRNAQHQHSLWPAALAVPDGWTVVHGPADRTDCLEYVRRQWVDLRPSHVAEFVAAVSR; encoded by the coding sequence ATGACGAACCCGTTCGAAGCGTCGGACGCCGACTACACGGTGCTCCGCAATGCACAGCACCAGCACTCGCTGTGGCCGGCCGCCCTCGCGGTACCGGACGGCTGGACGGTGGTGCACGGACCAGCGGACCGCACCGACTGCCTGGAGTATGTGCGCCGGCAGTGGGTGGATCTCCGCCCGTCGCACGTCGCCGAATTCGTCGCGGCGGTGTCCCGGTGA
- a CDS encoding AMP-binding protein, translating into MVDRVGRIVARHPERTAVVSATEALDYRELWRRVNAWQQRCLSLGLPAGALVTILSGSGTGLPPAFLGARAAGLVPLLLDEALPQSQLAAVRPAALLRADEDEVRPTEDANPRTLPPEAGYLAFSSGTQGMPKGIVGQAAGLLAFVDWEIARLDVRPGTRVAMLTSPAFDVVYRDLLLPLCAGGELHVADRTVRFAPPAVLPWLADHGIEVLHAVPSLSARWLDAAGPTLDVLAHTLFAGEPLYGRHVRRWRQAAPRTRVVNLYGPTETTLARFHYEVPADCGTGLQPVGRPLPGGEVELVSLGPPSEYGDTRVVVISTPHGSLGYLSETCSPDDLRRLRRERGITRFQTQDRGLLDPVGNLVVAGRVDSLVKRRGAFVDIGRIEAAATELPEVRAACCLQLASDSAIVLAVAGPDPAAAAELRRKLRAPLGADLPDRVVALPSLPLLPGGKVDRRSVRELLNLEDVV; encoded by the coding sequence GTGGTTGACCGCGTCGGCCGGATCGTGGCTCGGCACCCCGAGCGTACGGCCGTCGTCAGCGCGACCGAGGCGCTCGACTACCGGGAGCTGTGGCGCCGGGTGAACGCGTGGCAGCAGCGCTGTCTGTCGCTCGGCCTACCGGCCGGCGCCCTGGTCACGATACTTTCTGGTAGTGGAACCGGCCTACCACCGGCGTTTTTGGGCGCTCGGGCGGCCGGCCTGGTGCCGCTGCTCCTCGACGAGGCGCTGCCGCAGTCCCAGCTCGCCGCAGTCCGGCCCGCGGCGCTACTGCGGGCCGACGAGGACGAGGTCAGGCCAACCGAGGACGCGAACCCTCGGACGCTGCCCCCTGAGGCCGGCTACCTGGCCTTCTCCTCCGGGACCCAGGGCATGCCCAAGGGCATCGTAGGGCAGGCCGCCGGGCTGCTAGCCTTCGTCGACTGGGAGATCGCCCGACTGGACGTGCGGCCCGGTACCCGCGTCGCGATGCTGACCTCACCCGCGTTCGACGTGGTCTACCGCGATCTGCTGCTTCCCCTGTGCGCTGGCGGGGAACTGCACGTCGCGGACCGAACCGTCCGGTTCGCGCCGCCAGCGGTGCTGCCCTGGCTGGCGGACCATGGCATCGAGGTCCTGCACGCGGTGCCGAGCCTGAGCGCGAGATGGCTCGACGCGGCCGGGCCGACCCTGGACGTGCTGGCCCACACGCTGTTCGCCGGCGAACCGTTGTACGGGCGGCACGTACGGCGTTGGCGCCAGGCCGCGCCGCGCACCCGGGTCGTAAACCTGTACGGGCCGACCGAGACCACACTCGCTCGGTTCCATTACGAGGTTCCGGCTGACTGCGGCACCGGTCTACAGCCCGTCGGCCGTCCACTGCCAGGCGGTGAGGTCGAACTCGTATCCTTGGGGCCGCCCAGCGAATACGGCGACACTCGTGTGGTCGTGATCTCGACTCCGCACGGATCGCTCGGGTACCTGTCGGAAACCTGCTCGCCCGACGATCTGAGGCGGCTGCGCCGAGAGCGTGGCATCACCCGGTTCCAGACTCAGGACCGTGGCCTGCTCGATCCAGTGGGAAACCTGGTCGTTGCCGGTCGAGTGGACTCATTGGTTAAGCGCCGAGGCGCTTTTGTGGATATTGGCCGCATCGAGGCGGCGGCGACGGAACTGCCCGAGGTCCGAGCGGCGTGCTGCCTGCAGCTCGCGTCCGACAGCGCCATCGTGCTGGCCGTGGCCGGCCCGGATCCGGCCGCCGCTGCGGAACTGCGCCGAAAGCTGCGGGCCCCGCTCGGTGCGGATCTACCCGACCGTGTGGTGGCCCTGCCGTCGCTGCCACTGCTTCCGGGCGGGAAGGTCGACCGGCGGAGTGTCAGAGAATTGTTGAATCTCGAGGACGTGGTGTAG
- the hppD gene encoding 4-hydroxyphenylpyruvate dioxygenase gives MKNAAHALEDMAIDYVELAVNDIEKALSWLVDGYGFAVRARSTPAGGATRSVNLGQGEIDLLLTESTEDHPARAYTERHSDGVADIGIRVPDAAAAFAEAMRRGAQPVSEPVTTGAVTTATIVGFGDVTHTFVQRPDDSTVADVRGLTATPGSGMAPGVGLREVDHFAVCVEPGRLDRTVEYYLRALDFDLILTERIVTGDQAMCIKVVQSKSRAVTLTLIEADTSMATGQIDDFLKNHDGAGVQHMAFSTGDIITSVRGLTDRGVELLSTPTAYYTALAGRVRPTRHTIEHLRELSILVDEDHDGQLYQIFAKSVHERRTIFLEIIERAGATTFGSSNIKNLYDSVEQQRNSCAD, from the coding sequence ATGAAGAATGCGGCACACGCACTTGAGGACATGGCAATTGACTATGTGGAATTAGCTGTCAACGACATCGAAAAGGCTCTTTCCTGGCTCGTTGATGGCTATGGTTTTGCCGTGCGCGCACGTTCCACTCCCGCAGGTGGAGCGACCCGGTCAGTCAACCTCGGGCAAGGCGAGATCGATCTTCTACTCACCGAGTCGACCGAGGATCATCCCGCGCGCGCCTACACGGAGCGGCACAGCGACGGTGTCGCCGACATCGGCATCCGTGTGCCGGACGCCGCCGCGGCATTCGCCGAGGCCATGCGGCGCGGCGCACAACCGGTCAGCGAACCGGTCACCACCGGAGCGGTCACGACCGCGACGATCGTCGGTTTCGGCGATGTGACGCATACCTTCGTACAGCGGCCGGACGACTCCACGGTGGCTGACGTCCGCGGCCTCACCGCAACGCCGGGCAGCGGCATGGCGCCGGGTGTCGGGCTACGCGAGGTGGACCATTTCGCGGTTTGTGTCGAGCCGGGCCGACTCGACCGGACCGTTGAGTACTATCTGCGGGCGCTGGACTTCGACCTCATCCTCACCGAGCGGATCGTCACCGGTGACCAGGCCATGTGCATCAAGGTCGTACAGAGCAAGTCGCGGGCCGTGACGCTCACCCTGATTGAGGCAGACACCTCCATGGCCACCGGTCAGATCGATGACTTCCTTAAAAACCACGACGGCGCTGGTGTGCAGCACATGGCTTTCAGCACCGGGGACATCATCACCTCGGTGCGGGGACTCACTGACCGCGGCGTCGAACTGCTGTCGACTCCGACTGCGTACTACACCGCACTGGCTGGCCGAGTACGGCCGACGCGGCACACGATTGAGCATCTGCGTGAGCTGAGCATCTTGGTGGACGAGGACCACGACGGCCAGCTTTACCAGATCTTCGCCAAGTCTGTACACGAACGAAGGACGATCTTCCTGGAGATCATCGAACGGGCCGGTGCGACCACCTTCGGCAGTTCGAACATCAAGAACCTGTACGACAGCGTCGAACAACAGCGGAACTCGTGTGCGGACTGA
- a CDS encoding ATP-grasp domain-containing protein, which translates to MTARTGNSRNTVVVCNYRPEILVALFNQDAEVCLVLDRVDQRYRSPDQQLLDQCAEVYRISTFDSIAELSAVAVDIRGCGRMVAEVFSNDELSQFGVGYLRLLLGATANPLHHVACRDKRLMKELVRDAGVPTTEFRSLPDAANTTALTRIAGELSAPLIVKPASGYGSNTTEKVDDAAALGTVAGGLTFDMVQRSHQLIVEEYVTGEELCVDAVWSGEKALTFVVHKYLKPRMTVLDNGLDGSLILLPEDHPDLYGRLREMHARLNPALGIESGPTHLEVFERPDGELIFSEIATRPGGGWIQYMIGAHHGHSPWSLAVSAALTGTIPPLSSPRRYVGGISIRPTTPGVITHMPSEEELLRHPAMITWHRRRQIGERARCSGPSDWYMFLILGADSEDELIHTCTEAARTFTVQTDG; encoded by the coding sequence ATGACCGCGAGAACGGGGAACAGCCGGAACACCGTCGTCGTCTGCAACTATCGACCAGAAATCCTGGTTGCCTTGTTCAACCAGGATGCCGAGGTCTGTCTGGTACTCGATCGCGTGGACCAGCGATATCGCTCGCCGGACCAGCAGCTTCTCGATCAGTGCGCGGAGGTCTACCGCATCAGCACGTTCGACTCGATCGCCGAGCTGTCCGCGGTCGCCGTCGACATTCGCGGTTGCGGTCGCATGGTCGCCGAGGTGTTCAGCAACGACGAGTTGAGCCAGTTCGGTGTCGGGTACCTGAGGCTGCTGCTCGGCGCGACAGCCAACCCTTTGCATCATGTTGCGTGCCGGGACAAGCGGTTGATGAAGGAGCTGGTTCGCGACGCGGGTGTGCCGACGACGGAGTTCCGGTCGTTGCCTGACGCCGCGAACACGACGGCGCTCACGCGGATCGCCGGGGAGCTATCCGCACCGCTGATTGTCAAGCCGGCTTCCGGGTACGGGTCGAACACCACGGAGAAGGTCGACGATGCCGCGGCACTCGGCACTGTTGCCGGCGGCCTGACCTTCGACATGGTGCAGCGCTCACACCAGCTGATCGTCGAGGAGTACGTCACCGGCGAGGAACTGTGCGTCGATGCGGTCTGGTCGGGGGAGAAGGCACTGACGTTCGTTGTACACAAGTACTTGAAACCACGGATGACGGTGTTGGACAACGGTCTCGACGGCTCACTGATCCTGTTGCCGGAGGATCATCCAGATCTCTACGGGCGACTGCGCGAGATGCACGCCCGGCTGAACCCGGCGCTCGGCATCGAATCCGGTCCCACCCATCTCGAGGTGTTCGAGCGGCCGGACGGGGAGCTGATCTTTTCCGAGATCGCCACCAGACCGGGCGGTGGCTGGATCCAATACATGATCGGCGCCCATCACGGTCACAGTCCATGGTCACTTGCGGTGTCAGCGGCCCTGACCGGCACCATCCCACCGCTGAGCAGTCCCCGACGCTATGTCGGCGGAATCAGTATTCGACCGACCACTCCCGGCGTCATCACCCACATGCCCAGCGAAGAGGAGCTGCTGCGTCACCCCGCGATGATCACGTGGCACCGGCGGCGACAGATCGGCGAGCGCGCCCGGTGCAGCGGACCGTCCGATTGGTACATGTTCCTGATCCTCGGCGCGGACAGCGAGGACGAACTGATCCACACCTGCACGGAGGCCGCGCGCACGTTCACGGTCCAGACCGATGGCTAA
- a CDS encoding condensation domain-containing protein: MRIYPTIAGRVTTEKRSLAVRRSKEIDATNRYPLTSRQKDPQHTERSPRHVIRLALRVRGEVRLDALQGALDDVVARHESLRTRINYSETDGSLGFQEVLSPLPVPLTVHDIPVTPGRSRDELAVDQYVKLHDELLSFTAVPSLRAALHRFDDRDAVLTLITHHLFGDNWSAGILRRELSACYKARISGTPHALPIPVQYREFVTWEQEFLQSDKAAKARNFWTEKLAGAEMYTMPADRPHGPDTLTPRSAVSNFLIDSRDFAKVIASARQNRCTPWHLLVAASMVLAERIRGSSNITLLTVDNGRQVRDFHNTIGFFANLVPIRLDFGNCRSFRDLMLVARKASMDAHQHQIPFGTVLELAPELMRSFEDSQVAPIAFNYARASVTLSDIQFADRVESVPWPEDLPTMFHRGSCMWSLVLLPSGAFRCVIEYEPDMLDADTVERWGSDFVSLVLEIADRPDGSWKTQ, from the coding sequence GTGCGGATTTATCCGACCATCGCCGGTCGCGTGACGACTGAGAAACGGAGTCTCGCAGTGCGCCGATCAAAGGAAATTGACGCCACTAACCGCTATCCGCTGACGTCTCGACAGAAAGACCCCCAGCACACGGAGCGCTCACCCAGACACGTTATTCGATTGGCGCTCCGGGTGCGAGGGGAGGTACGGCTCGACGCCCTTCAGGGCGCACTCGACGATGTGGTGGCCCGACACGAGTCCCTGCGCACCCGAATCAACTACAGTGAGACGGACGGCAGTCTCGGATTTCAGGAGGTATTGTCACCCCTGCCGGTGCCGCTCACGGTGCACGATATCCCTGTGACCCCCGGTCGTTCACGTGACGAGTTGGCCGTCGACCAGTACGTCAAGTTACACGACGAACTGCTTTCCTTCACCGCTGTGCCATCGCTGCGGGCTGCCCTTCACCGGTTCGACGACCGTGATGCCGTACTCACTCTCATCACCCACCACCTGTTCGGCGACAACTGGTCCGCCGGCATACTCCGCCGTGAATTATCGGCCTGCTACAAAGCCAGGATAAGCGGCACACCGCACGCACTTCCGATCCCGGTGCAGTACCGCGAATTCGTTACCTGGGAGCAGGAGTTCCTCCAGAGCGACAAGGCGGCGAAGGCCCGCAATTTTTGGACGGAGAAACTGGCCGGGGCCGAGATGTACACAATGCCGGCCGATCGGCCCCATGGCCCCGATACCCTGACTCCGCGTAGTGCGGTCAGCAACTTCCTGATCGATTCACGTGACTTCGCGAAGGTCATCGCAAGTGCTCGGCAGAACCGCTGCACACCCTGGCATCTGCTTGTGGCCGCCAGCATGGTGCTTGCGGAAAGGATTCGCGGTTCGTCCAACATCACGCTGCTGACGGTAGACAACGGTCGCCAAGTCCGGGACTTTCACAACACCATCGGATTCTTCGCCAACCTCGTTCCCATACGACTCGACTTCGGTAACTGCCGGAGCTTTCGGGATCTCATGCTCGTCGCGCGGAAGGCCAGCATGGATGCCCATCAGCACCAGATTCCGTTCGGTACGGTCCTTGAACTGGCCCCCGAGCTGATGAGGAGCTTCGAGGATTCCCAGGTCGCGCCGATTGCCTTCAACTACGCCAGGGCATCGGTGACCCTGTCCGACATCCAGTTCGCCGACCGCGTGGAGTCGGTGCCCTGGCCGGAGGACCTACCGACGATGTTCCATCGTGGTTCGTGCATGTGGAGTTTGGTGCTGCTCCCGTCGGGCGCATTTCGGTGCGTCATCGAGTACGAACCCGACATGCTCGACGCGGACACGGTCGAGCGCTGGGGCTCGGACTTCGTCAGCCTGGTTCTGGAGATTGCTGATCGTCCAGATGGGTCCTGGAAGACCCAGTAG
- a CDS encoding 4-hydroxyphenylacetate 3-hydroxylase N-terminal domain-containing protein, giving the protein MSEGTRPLTGTEYLESLRDGREIYLYGARVKDVTEHPAFRNPARMIARLYDALHDPEHRDVLTTATDAGGPDGYTHRFFTTPHSAADLVADQQAIAAWSRLSYGWMGRSPDYKASFLGTLGANADFYNPFAGNARRWYQESQEKVLYWNHAFVHPPVDRHRPPDQVADVFVHVERETDSGLVVSGAKVVATNSALTHYNFIAHTGLPIKDRRFAIVATVPMDSVGMKLICRQSYSAAAALTGSPFDYPLSSRLDENDSILVMDKVLIPWENVFIYGDVAKVGMFTGHSGFNERAMFHGCTRLAVKLEFIAGLLAKALEITGAADFRGVQTRLGEVLAWRNLFWGLSDAAARNPVPWRNNAVLPNPAYGMAYRWFSQFGYARIREIVLQDVASGLIYLNSSAQDFHNDDIRPYLETYLRGSHGVDAVERAKVMKLLWDTVGTEFGGRHELYERNYSGNHENTRVELLRGQLGDGQLDGFRAFVDRCLAEYDLDGWRVPDLASFTDIAELGRAALGGNFRSGD; this is encoded by the coding sequence GTGAGCGAAGGGACGCGGCCGCTGACCGGCACCGAGTACCTCGAGAGCCTCCGTGACGGCCGCGAGATCTACCTCTACGGCGCGCGTGTCAAGGACGTCACCGAACATCCTGCCTTTCGTAACCCGGCGCGGATGATCGCCCGGTTGTACGACGCGCTGCACGACCCGGAGCACCGGGACGTGCTCACCACCGCCACCGATGCCGGTGGCCCCGACGGCTACACCCACCGCTTCTTCACCACCCCGCACAGCGCCGCCGACCTGGTCGCCGACCAGCAGGCCATCGCAGCGTGGTCCAGATTGAGCTACGGCTGGATGGGGCGCAGCCCAGACTACAAGGCGTCGTTTCTCGGCACGCTCGGTGCAAACGCTGACTTCTACAACCCGTTCGCCGGCAACGCGAGGCGCTGGTACCAGGAGTCACAGGAAAAGGTCCTGTACTGGAACCATGCCTTTGTGCATCCGCCGGTCGACCGGCACCGGCCACCGGACCAGGTAGCCGACGTGTTCGTACACGTCGAGCGGGAGACCGACAGCGGACTGGTCGTCAGCGGCGCGAAGGTCGTCGCGACGAACTCGGCACTCACGCACTACAACTTCATCGCTCACACCGGGCTGCCGATCAAAGACCGACGGTTCGCCATTGTGGCAACCGTGCCGATGGACTCAGTCGGGATGAAACTGATCTGCCGCCAGTCGTACTCCGCAGCAGCGGCACTGACCGGCAGCCCGTTCGACTATCCGTTGTCGTCACGGCTGGACGAGAACGACAGCATCCTGGTGATGGACAAGGTGCTGATCCCGTGGGAAAACGTGTTCATCTACGGCGACGTCGCCAAGGTCGGCATGTTCACCGGGCATTCGGGGTTCAACGAGCGCGCCATGTTTCACGGCTGCACCCGGCTCGCGGTGAAGCTGGAGTTCATAGCAGGACTTCTGGCCAAGGCGCTGGAGATCACCGGGGCCGCCGACTTCCGCGGTGTTCAGACCAGGCTGGGCGAGGTGCTCGCCTGGCGAAACCTGTTCTGGGGGCTGTCCGACGCGGCGGCGCGGAACCCGGTGCCGTGGCGAAACAATGCGGTACTGCCCAACCCGGCCTACGGCATGGCATACCGGTGGTTCTCCCAGTTCGGCTACGCCAGGATCCGGGAAATCGTGTTGCAGGATGTGGCGAGCGGGCTGATCTACCTGAACTCGAGCGCGCAGGACTTCCACAACGACGACATCCGGCCGTACCTGGAAACCTACCTACGCGGCTCGCACGGCGTCGACGCGGTGGAACGGGCGAAGGTGATGAAGCTTCTCTGGGACACGGTCGGCACTGAGTTTGGTGGCCGGCACGAACTCTACGAGCGCAACTATTCGGGGAACCACGAAAACACCAGGGTCGAGTTGCTCCGCGGTCAACTCGGCGACGGCCAACTGGACGGATTCCGCGCCTTCGTCGACCGCTGCCTTGCCGAGTACGACCTAGACGGCTGGCGGGTGCCCGACCTCGCCTCGTTCACCGATATCGCTGAGCTCGGTCGCGCCGCCCTTGGCGGAAACTTTCGTTCCGGGGATTGA